The Pseudomonas triclosanedens genome has a window encoding:
- a CDS encoding hydrolase has translation MTQLRAQLSTLLIIDIQERLFPAIHDNESVLEHSAWLLAIARRLGVPVLATEQYPKGLGPTLPALRDGLAEAEVLEKIAFSAVADPGLLQMPGGERRQFVVGGTEAHVCVLQTVLGLLAEDREVFVVEEAVGSRQPRDKALALKRMRQAGAVIVSREMVAFEWLERAGTESFREISRQFIR, from the coding sequence ATGACGCAGCTGCGCGCCCAGCTCTCGACGCTGTTGATCATCGATATCCAGGAACGCCTGTTCCCGGCCATTCACGACAATGAGTCGGTTCTCGAACACAGCGCCTGGTTGCTGGCCATCGCTCGCCGCCTGGGCGTGCCGGTGCTGGCCACCGAACAGTATCCCAAGGGCCTGGGGCCGACCCTGCCGGCATTGCGCGACGGACTGGCAGAGGCCGAGGTGCTGGAGAAGATCGCCTTTTCCGCTGTCGCCGACCCCGGCCTGTTGCAGATGCCCGGTGGCGAGCGCCGGCAGTTCGTGGTGGGCGGAACCGAGGCGCACGTCTGCGTGTTGCAGACTGTGCTCGGGTTGCTTGCGGAAGACCGCGAGGTGTTCGTGGTGGAGGAGGCGGTGGGGTCCCGCCAGCCGCGCGACAAGGCGCTGGCGCTCAAACGCATGCGCCAGGCCGGCGCGGTGATCGTCTCGCGGGAGATGGTTGCCTTCGAGTGGCTGGAGCGAGCCGGGACCGAGTCCTTCCGCGAGATCAGCAGGCAGTTCATTCGCTGA